The Proteus vulgaris genome has a segment encoding these proteins:
- the invF gene encoding type III secretion system regulatory protein: protein MLINDIKISGDKNILLGNSLFFCIPLKNDYPIKIYDNKTIKIIKGKPFIYNSKNEDVIFKSENQSWRIEKRSFFICARLLAFIDYARDFSKMTAIGAEFDINQQIFYIEDTNKSLEYVLINEAIKTESQLEPLFVTIRHSESYWLILHLISYLDEKKSNIAQIGERYGVSGTHFRRLCKRYLGNCGKSQLRSWRAASSILTTLSTDESLTQIAVDNGFSSASHFSNEIKTLFGITPTEFRRIGQYLYENKK, encoded by the coding sequence ATGTTGATAAATGATATAAAAATAAGTGGCGATAAAAATATATTGCTAGGAAATTCATTGTTCTTTTGTATTCCATTGAAGAATGATTATCCAATAAAAATATATGATAATAAAACGATTAAAATTATAAAAGGAAAGCCTTTTATTTATAACTCAAAAAATGAAGATGTTATTTTTAAATCTGAAAATCAGTCATGGCGGATAGAAAAACGGTCATTTTTTATTTGTGCAAGATTATTGGCGTTTATTGATTATGCTCGTGATTTTTCAAAGATGACAGCAATAGGAGCTGAATTTGATATTAATCAGCAGATTTTTTATATAGAAGATACTAATAAATCTTTAGAATATGTATTAATAAATGAAGCAATAAAAACAGAAAGCCAACTAGAGCCTTTATTTGTCACAATAAGACATAGTGAAAGTTATTGGCTTATTTTACATCTGATCAGTTATTTAGATGAAAAGAAAAGTAATATTGCACAAATTGGAGAACGGTATGGTGTATCAGGTACACATTTTAGACGGTTGTGTAAACGTTATTTAGGTAATTGTGGGAAAAGTCAATTGCGTTCATGGCGTGCTGCATCTTCTATTTTAACCACGTTATCAACCGATGAATCATTAACACAAATTGCTGTCGATAATGGATTTAGTTCAGCGTCTCATTTTTCTAATGAAATTAAGACGTTATTTGGTATTACGCCAACAGAATTTCGTCGAATTGGTCAGTATCTTTATGAAAATAAAAAATAA
- a CDS encoding Type III secretion system protein PrgH-EprH (PrgH): protein MLYYVYILGGPLKGITIPLPPNHYSFFLQNEEYNDNKEENEKTSIYIPCNSQKCKKKLSIILDGDNIGNNKYKIESSFVQNEIGNEYPLILDEPIYTNDIPIFLVSDQSHLRLDSSHFKKKKNKWVINKKIGTLLIFIILFFIVFFFYTNRSLKEKNTEIVSKSLNFKGFKGDNGYYCIYDDLYPTLNPKNNLENNVFYIDRKKIEHLLIDNKYKKTHLILKNKDQPIINFIYHNENEKSKIISTINNLFSEHCHPIINGISIPNIINDINKLELSKTISYTIEEKNSRLTLIFDDLLNSNNKQKLDTYIKKQTAIFGRKFIFYRENISNPILKNKATLQEDRGYIFLDNQHRYFPQG from the coding sequence ATGCTGTATTATGTTTATATTCTCGGTGGCCCATTAAAGGGGATAACAATTCCTTTACCCCCTAATCACTATTCATTTTTCTTACAAAATGAAGAATATAATGATAATAAAGAAGAAAATGAAAAAACAAGCATTTACATTCCTTGCAATAGTCAGAAATGTAAAAAAAAGCTCAGCATTATACTTGATGGGGATAATATAGGAAACAACAAATATAAAATTGAGAGTAGCTTTGTACAAAATGAAATCGGCAATGAATACCCATTAATACTAGATGAGCCTATATATACCAATGATATTCCTATTTTTTTAGTGAGTGACCAAAGTCATTTACGTCTTGACTCATCTCATTTTAAGAAAAAGAAAAACAAGTGGGTTATAAATAAAAAAATAGGTACATTATTAATATTTATTATTTTATTTTTTATAGTGTTCTTTTTTTATACCAATAGATCTTTAAAAGAAAAAAACACAGAAATAGTATCAAAAAGTTTGAATTTTAAAGGATTTAAAGGTGATAATGGTTATTATTGTATTTATGATGATCTCTATCCTACATTAAACCCGAAGAATAACCTAGAAAATAACGTTTTTTATATAGATAGGAAAAAAATAGAGCACTTACTTATTGATAATAAGTATAAAAAAACACATCTGATTCTAAAAAATAAAGATCAACCTATTATTAATTTTATTTATCATAATGAAAATGAAAAATCAAAAATCATTAGCACTATAAATAATCTTTTTTCGGAACATTGCCATCCAATAATAAACGGGATATCAATTCCTAACATTATTAATGATATAAATAAATTAGAGCTAAGCAAAACAATAAGTTATACCATTGAAGAAAAAAATAGCCGATTAACCTTAATTTTTGATGATTTATTAAATAGTAATAACAAACAAAAACTTGATACTTATATCAAAAAACAAACGGCTATTTTTGGAAGAAAATTTATCTTTTACCGTGAAAATATAAGTAATCCAATATTGAAAAATAAAGCAACCTTACAAGAAGATCGTGGATATATCTTTCTTGATAACCAACATCGCTATTTCCCTCAAGGATAA